GCCTGGCTCCAGCAGGGGCAAGTACTGGTGGTGGACCAGGAGGGGCAACCGCAATACCAGGTCCTTACAACCACGTTGGGCATTCACGCCCAGTTGGTGGTGCCCCTGATGCGCAAGGCGGAACTGTGGGGGATGCTAGTGTGCCAGCAATACAGCCAGCGCATGTGGAATGCCTTTGAACAGGATTTACTGACCCAGTTGGCCGACCAGGTGGGGGTGGCCCTGACCCAAGCCTATTTATTACAAGAGTTGGAACAGGCGCGGCGGGCCGCCGAGGAATCCTCCCGTCTTAAGAGCGCCTTTTTGGCCAATATGAGCCACGAAATTCGCACCCCGATGAATGCGGTATTGGGAATGACGGGGTTGCTGCTAGAGACCCCTCTGACGCCGGAGCAGCAGGACTTTGTCAATACGATTCGCGTCAGTGGGGATGCCCTGTTGAACCTGATCAACGAAATCCTGGACCTGTCCAAGTTGGAGGCGGGGCAAGTCGAACTGGAGGAACTGGATTTTGAAATCCTGACGGTGGTGGAGGAGGTGATGGACCTACTGGCGCCCCAAGCCCACATCAAGGGGTTAGAAATTGCGGCGCTGGTGGACCCCCAAGTGCCCCCCTGGGTACGGGGTGACATGGCCCGTCTGCGGCAAGTTCTGATGAACCTGGTGGGCAACGCCATCAAATTCACCGAGCGGGGGGAGGTGGTGATCCGGGTGCAACCGGGGGACCAACCGCCGCAGGTGCTGTTTAGTGTGACGGATACCGGGATTGGCATTCCCCCCGAGGTGCAAAGTCGTTTGTTCCGTCCCTTTACCCAGGCGGATGTCTCGACGACCCGCAAATTCGGGGGAACGGGGCTGGGCCTGGCCATTTGTAAACAACTGGTGAACCTGATGGGTGGGGAGATTGGTTTAGAGAGCACGCCGGGGCAGGGGTCCCGCTTTTTCTTCTGGTTGCCCTTGCCACCGGTCGCGCCACCGGCAAACGCTGCCCCCTCCTTGCCTGCCCAACCACTCCAGGGCAAGGCACTCCTGGTAGTGGACGACCACCCCATCAACCGCAAGGTGGTGCGCTACCAGGCCGGTCGCTGGGGGTTGGAGGTGGACGAGGCCGCTTCGGCAGCAGAGGCCCTCGCCAAAATGCGCCAGCGGCCCTATGCGGTAGTGCTGGTGGATATGAACATGCCGGAGATGGACGGGTTGACCCTGGGGCAGCAGATCAAGCAGGATACCCAACTGGCCCAAACCCCCCTGATCATGCTCACCTCCAGCCACCTGCGGGAGGAGGCCCAACAGGCTGCCGCCATTGGTTTTGCCGCCCATTTGGTCAAGCCGGTCAAGGCCTCCCGCCTGCTGGATACGCTCATGAATGTGCTGGAGGGGAGTTTGACGCCGGCGATAACCCCTGTGCCTCAGCCTTCCCCTGCTTTGCCGCCTTCGCCCCTGCGCATTCTCTTGGCGGAGGACAATCCGGTCAACCAGAAGGTGGCCCTCAAACAACTGGAGAGTCTCGGTTACCAAGCCGATGTGGCAGCCAACGGCCAAGAAGCGCTAGAAATGATTTTGCGATTCCCCTACGACCTGGTGTTGATGGACTGCCAAATGCCAGTGCTGGATGGCTACGCCGCCACCCGCCGCCTGCACGAGCTATACCGGGAGGGTCGGTTAGCCCAGCGGCCCATCGTCGTAGCCCTGACGGCCAACGCCATGAAAGAAGACCGGGACAAATGCCTGGCCGCCGGGATGGACGACTACTTGAGTAAACCGGTCCACAAAGAAGACTTGCGTCAGCTCCTGCAACGTTGGCAAGGGATGCTGCACGGGCCATGCGGGAAATCGGGCGCATCCTAGCTCCCCACGCGCTCCGGGGGGAAGTCAAGGTGCTGTCGTTGACGGATTTCCCGGAACGGTTTACTGAACCGGGGGTGCGTTGGTATTCCCTGCCGCGCCAGCCCCAGCCCCAACCTTTAACCCTGGTGCGTTCCCGGCCGGTACCGGGCAAAAACCTGTACATTGTCCAATTTGCCGAAATTCACACCTGCGACCAGGCTGAACTACTGCGTGGAGCAACCCTGTGGGTTTCGGAGCAAGACCGCCCCCAGTTAGCCCCCGGTGAGTACTATGTACCGGATTTGATCGGGCTGGAGGCCTGGCATGGCGGCGCGGTGTTAGGGCAAGTGACGGCGGTGATTCCTGCCGGCAATGATTTGTTAGAGATCACCACGCCGGCGGGACAGGTGCACTGGGTGCCTTTTGTGCCGGAGTTGGTGCCGGCGGTGAACCTAGAGCAGCGCTGCCTGGAACTGCGGTTGCCCCCCGGTCTCTTGGAGTTGAACCAAGGGCCATCCCGCAAATCTCCGGTAAAACCCTGCTAAGATGGATCAAGTCTATATTTGTTCCCGCAAGATATGACCTATCCCCCTGTGTATCTTTCCATCTTTATTGATGGAAATAATATGTTTTATGCCCAGCAAAAGAACGGTTGGTTTTTCGACCCCAAACGCGTTCTGGATTACTTTACCCGGGAACCCCATGTCCATTTAGTCAACGCCTTTTGGTACACCGGCATCAAGGACCAGAACGACCAGCGGGCTTTTCGGGATGCCTTAATTAATCTGGGTTACACGGTGCGCACCAAATTGCTCAAAGAGTTTTACGATGAGCAGTCCCACCGCTATTTCCAGAAAGCCAACCTGGACATCGAAATTGTCATTGACATGTTCAACACCGTAGAGCAATACAACCGGGTGGTGCTTTTTAGTGGTGATGGGGATTTCGACCGGGCGGTGGAACTGTTGCGTTCCAAAAACACTTACATCATTGTGGTGTCTACCGAGGGGATGATTGCTCGGGAGTTGCGCAACGCCGCAGACCGCTATATCGATCTCAATGACCTGCGCCCCTACATCGAGAAGCTGGAACCGAGTCCGGCGCGGGCTGAACCCCCCTTGACCCCCACATCGGTGCTGACGGAATGATCCGGGTGGGGCTGTTGTTCGGGGGGCAGTCGGCGGAGCACGAAATCTCGGTGCAGTCGGCGCGCAATATCTTGACGGCCTTGACCGCTGGCGGCTACGAGGTGATACCGATTGGCCTCAACCGGCAGGGACAGTGGTGGCTGGCGGACCCGGAATGGCTACAGCAGGCGGACTCCCAGCGTTTACCCAGCTTTGAGCAGGGTCTGGCACCGGTGGGGGTGCTGCCGGGTCAGGGGTTCCTAGTGTTGCGGGGACCCCAGTGGGAACCTTTGCCGGTGGAGGTGGTGTTTCCTGTGTTGCACGGGCCTTGGGGGGAG
This DNA window, taken from Gloeomargarita sp. SRBZ-1_bins_9, encodes the following:
- a CDS encoding PAS domain S-box protein; protein product: MPPVRKRPKTTLPLINRVLLGFSAATVVLVAGGGALYRRWQAQWTWEEWVRHTEQVLRRLTQVEAQLGSLKSHHRGYLLTGQAEELRNYQLTRSDIQLTLQTLRHLLQDNPEQSQRWARLHTLTTNTLLHLDQSIRIYQQQGQPASIRTLSAEAHRHLFQEVRQLVEAMRQTEEQLLQQRLDRLEAVNRQAQHLFTGGLVLNFIILLATAIFVAQQIEARQAAQQAAEQETNLTEAIFQTTPALILALDGNGQIVRWNRFCEELSGYTLEELQQQPVWELLVPPEEQAQVQAVFLRLLQGETITGYENHWQTRSGKRRLIRWTATLLTDRQQDAEYIIAAGIDVTQEEQARQALAASEARYRDLFENAYDLIQSVDMQGRFLYVNRAWKETLGYSDAEIAQLTLWDIIHPDFREACRQKFQQLPTTGSLPFVEVRVRTRSGETRLLEGSTSCSYNERGCPIATRGIFRDVTDRKRAEAELARQNRRLQIFNDITLKIRQSLDLPVILQTTVEEVQKIIQADRTFIYQLDNQAVVAQACRGDCPLQDNWASQWSQLMQGELAWLQQGQVLVVDQEGQPQYQVLTTTLGIHAQLVVPLMRKAELWGMLVCQQYSQRMWNAFEQDLLTQLADQVGVALTQAYLLQELEQARRAAEESSRLKSAFLANMSHEIRTPMNAVLGMTGLLLETPLTPEQQDFVNTIRVSGDALLNLINEILDLSKLEAGQVELEELDFEILTVVEEVMDLLAPQAHIKGLEIAALVDPQVPPWVRGDMARLRQVLMNLVGNAIKFTERGEVVIRVQPGDQPPQVLFSVTDTGIGIPPEVQSRLFRPFTQADVSTTRKFGGTGLGLAICKQLVNLMGGEIGLESTPGQGSRFFFWLPLPPVAPPANAAPSLPAQPLQGKALLVVDDHPINRKVVRYQAGRWGLEVDEAASAAEALAKMRQRPYAVVLVDMNMPEMDGLTLGQQIKQDTQLAQTPLIMLTSSHLREEAQQAAAIGFAAHLVKPVKASRLLDTLMNVLEGSLTPAITPVPQPSPALPPSPLRILLAEDNPVNQKVALKQLESLGYQADVAANGQEALEMILRFPYDLVLMDCQMPVLDGYAATRRLHELYREGRLAQRPIVVALTANAMKEDRDKCLAAGMDDYLSKPVHKEDLRQLLQRWQGMLHGPCGKSGAS
- the rimM gene encoding ribosome maturation factor RimM (Essential for efficient processing of 16S rRNA), with protein sequence MREIGRILAPHALRGEVKVLSLTDFPERFTEPGVRWYSLPRQPQPQPLTLVRSRPVPGKNLYIVQFAEIHTCDQAELLRGATLWVSEQDRPQLAPGEYYVPDLIGLEAWHGGAVLGQVTAVIPAGNDLLEITTPAGQVHWVPFVPELVPAVNLEQRCLELRLPPGLLELNQGPSRKSPVKPC
- a CDS encoding NYN domain-containing protein, which translates into the protein MTYPPVYLSIFIDGNNMFYAQQKNGWFFDPKRVLDYFTREPHVHLVNAFWYTGIKDQNDQRAFRDALINLGYTVRTKLLKEFYDEQSHRYFQKANLDIEIVIDMFNTVEQYNRVVLFSGDGDFDRAVELLRSKNTYIIVVSTEGMIARELRNAADRYIDLNDLRPYIEKLEPSPARAEPPLTPTSVLTE